The Parashewanella spongiae genome has a window encoding:
- a CDS encoding putative porin, giving the protein MKLRISYLALCIGMINGAAYAAEGRSSYQHEAKLVYSSNSDNSDSSYWKGAYRYYLDNVEKSNRPYNLTGFLSRTSNFGVNYIEADKKKNDNLVLDGQYFLDSQWYISGSYDRSESNKYDNEQDSYGVSVGYFFTETAAIYVNYEHSEDDLTKKDLTSRKVTEGDTYGIGVESYTAFETTSGLYLKAGIGRSSWDTKQTSATTQTSSSGDLTYYSADADWYLMDTLSIGLGYSRQDGDDRDEEAFEGNASYVLKLTDSITAKFNVNKLFKPDIDGVYYSVGLSGRF; this is encoded by the coding sequence ATGAAGTTACGGATAAGTTATCTTGCATTGTGTATTGGAATGATAAATGGCGCAGCTTATGCTGCAGAAGGCCGCAGCTCCTATCAACATGAAGCAAAGCTTGTGTATAGCTCAAACAGCGATAACTCAGACAGTAGTTATTGGAAAGGTGCGTACCGTTATTATCTCGACAATGTTGAGAAAAGTAACCGTCCTTATAATTTAACGGGATTTTTAAGCCGGACATCAAATTTTGGTGTGAACTACATTGAAGCCGATAAAAAGAAAAATGACAATCTTGTTCTAGATGGTCAGTATTTTCTAGATTCTCAGTGGTATATTTCTGGTAGCTATGATCGTTCAGAATCGAATAAATATGATAATGAACAAGACAGTTATGGTGTTTCAGTTGGTTACTTTTTCACAGAAACGGCTGCTATTTACGTAAACTATGAACATTCGGAAGATGATTTAACCAAGAAAGATCTAACAAGCCGTAAAGTGACTGAGGGTGACACGTATGGTATTGGTGTCGAGAGCTATACGGCGTTTGAAACAACTTCAGGTTTGTATTTAAAAGCCGGCATCGGCCGCAGCTCTTGGGATACTAAGCAAACTTCTGCGACAACGCAGACGAGTTCTTCAGGTGATCTGACTTATTACTCTGCAGACGCGGATTGGTATCTTATGGATACGCTAAGTATTGGTCTGGGTTATTCTCGGCAAGACGGTGATGACAGAGACGAGGAAGCTTTCGAAGGTAATGCCAGTTATGTTTTAAAGTTGACGGACTCTATTACAGCTAAATTCAATGTAAATAAGCTGTTTAAACCAGATATTGATGGTGTCTACTACTCGGTTGGATTGAGTGGTCGTTTTTAG